One Hevea brasiliensis isolate MT/VB/25A 57/8 chromosome 5, ASM3005281v1, whole genome shotgun sequence genomic region harbors:
- the LOC110658275 gene encoding zinc finger protein ZAT3 yields the protein MTNDNTDSALDFNFPSSSSIPAAIPCYHHEKLRKKRTKLIKIEPSLVPTTTSVSVVTKPKYQGKKPDPSAPKITMPCSECGKKFWSWKALYGHMRCHPERLWRGINPPPNYRRPVSPIPEMGNVEEAAMTSADYEAAACLLLLNDSDGATTLAEMECRGGGGSDSGDGARRSSFHVHEDLNGRFECLSCKKVFGSHQALGGHRASHKNVKGCFAMNCEMVEDHTGSGGGGWRGLKENVEDNSIDNKMLMVLGHKCSICLRVFSSGQALGGHKRCHWEKGEEAVSSSMNQGGVASKEEEGCGLDLNLPAPVEDESSSSYSLGLALDLTLGL from the coding sequence ATGACCAACGACAACACTGATTCTGCCTTGGATTTCAATTTCCCATCATCTTCTTCGATCCCTGCTGCGATCCCATGCTACCATCATGAGAAACTGAGAAAGAAGCGAACCAAGTTGATAAAGATTGAACCCAGTTTAGTTCCTactactactagtgtttctgttGTCACCAAGCCAAAATATCAGGGCAAAAAACCTGACCCTTCTGCTCCTAAGATCACTATGCCTTGTAGCGAGTGTGGTAAAAAGTTTTGGTCCTGGAAAGCACTCTATGGCCATATGAGATGCCATCCTGAGCGCCTATGGCGTGGGATTAATCCACCGCCTAATTATCGCAGACCTGTTTCTCCAATTCCAGAGATGGGTAATGTAGAGGAAGCTGCAATGACTTCAGCGGATTATGAAGCGGCTGCGTGTTTGTTATTGTTGAATGATAGTGATGGTGCAACAACATTGGCCGAGATGGAATGCCGCGGCGGTGGTGGTAGTGACAGTGGTGATGGTGCCAGACGTAGTAGTTTTCATGTTCATGAAGACTTGAATGGTCGTTTTGAATGCTTGAGTTGCAAGAAGGTGTTTGGATCGCACCAGGCATTAGGGGGTCACAGGGCAAGTCACAAGAACGTGAAAGGCTGCTTTGCAATGAATTGTGAGATGGTTGAGGATCACACTGGAAGTGGTGGCGGCGGCTGGCGTGGTCTGAAGGAGAATGTGGAGGATAATAGTATTGATAATAAGATGTTGATGGTGTTAGGGCACAAATGCAGTATCTGTTTGAGGGTGTTCTCTAGCGGGCAGGCACTGGGTGGGCACAAGAGGTGCCATTGGGAGAAAGGGGAGGAAGCCGTATCTTCATCAATGAATCAAGGAGGAGTTGCAAGCAAGGAAGAGGAAGGTTGTGGGTTGGACCTGAACTTGCCTGCTCCAGTTGAAGATGAATCATCCTCTTCTTATTCATTAGGCCTCGCCCTAGATTTGACATTGGGGCTTTGA
- the LOC110658276 gene encoding uncharacterized protein LOC110658276: MTIMAARTKLIRFLSVFVNNNSNRILNSTRSAACSAGLARYSSAAAVVATEADVDVVGSRGVGLEILGVKDYEDYRRSLYGEITHKALLVDAVGTLVVPSQPMAQIYRKIGQKYGVEYSEDEILNRYRRAYEQPWGRSRLRYVNDGRPFWQFIVSSSTGCSDSQYFEELYNYYTTEKAWHLCDPDAEKVFQAIRKAGVKLAVVSNFDTRLRPLLRALNCDHWFDAVAVSAEVAAEKPNPTIFLKACELLGVKPEDAVHVGDDRRNDIWGARDAGCDAWLWGSDVHSFKEVAQRIGVKI, from the exons ATGACAATAATGGCAGCAAGAACAAAACTAATAAGGTTTCTTTCTGTTTTTGTTAACAATAACAGTAACAGAATCCTGAATTCCACAAGATCCGCAGCATGCTCTGCTGGACTGGCCAGGTATTCGTCTGCTGCGGCTGTGGTGGCAACTGAGGCGGATGTGGATGTGGTTGGGTCCAGAGGAGTTGGGTTGGAGATATTAGGAGTGAAAGATTATGAGGATTATAGAAGGTCTTTGTATGGTGAAATTACTCATAAGGCTTTGCTTGTTGATGCCGTTGGTACTCTTGTTGTTCCTTCGCAGCCCATGGCCCAG ATATATAGAAAGATAGGGCAGAAGTATGGAGTGGAATACTCAGAGGATGAGATACTGAACAGATATAGAAGGGCATATGAGCAACCTTGGGGTAGATCTCGGCTCAG ATATGTAAATGATGGAAGACCTTTCTGGCAATTCATAGTCAGTTCTTCTACTGGCTGCTCAGATTCTCAGTACTTTGAAGAACTTTATAACTACTATACTACTGAAAAG GCTTGGCACCTTTGTGATCCTGATGCTGAGAAAGTATTCCAGGCTATTAGAAAGGCAGGTGTAAAGTTGGCTGTTGTGTCTAATTTTGACACTCGACTTAGACCTCTTCTGCGGGCCTTAAATTGTGATCATTGGTTTGATGCTGTGGCAGTTTCAGCTGAA GTTGCTGCTGAGAAGCCAAATCCAACAATATTCCTAAAGGCCTGTGAGTTATTGGGAGTAAAACCTGAGGATGCTGTGCATGTAGGTGATGATCGTAGGAATGATATATGGGGTGCAAGAGATGCAGGCTGTGATGCTTGGCTATGGGGAAGCGATGTCCACTCCTTTAAGGAG GTTGCACAAAGGATAGGGGTGAAGATTTGA